GGTTCGTAGACGACGGTCGTGGTGGGGCAGTCCTCGGCGAGCCCGAGCAACGCCAAGCGCTCGTTTTCATCGACGGCCAGGTCCCAGCGGAGCTTCGTGCCGACCCACGTCGCTGCGTACGTGCAGTGCTAGGAGCCATCCGACGGCAGCCACTCCGCCGGGTCCTTGTCGGCCTTGGACCTGTTGGAGGCGGCGGATACGGCGATCAGAGTGTCGGGGCTGTTCTGGTCGTTCGCGTACGCCTCCCGCCGGGCCGCCGACCACGGCGCCTGCTCGGAGTCGTAGACCTCGGCGAGGGGGACGAAGTGGTCGACGTCGAGCCGGCCCGCGTCCGTCACGACGACGTTGTCGTAGGCGGAGCGCCAGGAACCGCCGGTCAGCTTGCAGCCAGCCGCGA
This region of Streptomyces sp. NBC_00513 genomic DNA includes:
- a CDS encoding HNH endonuclease, translating into MRAPLPLFEAIDRLPVAVEHREGYKRELYKHWNKGLNAGDGCDTRREVILAEAVEAPAVAAGCKLTGGSWRSAYDNVVVTDAGRLDVDHFVPLAEVYDSEQAPWSAARREAYANDQNSPDTLIAVSAASNRSKADKDPAEWLPSDGS